GACCGTCGCCCTGGGCGGCTTGCCCTCGAGGAGCTGTGACTGTGGGATCTCCGTTGGTTCTCGTCGCCGCAGGATCGGGACGTCGCGGACGTCGGTGCCGTGGTCGTGGTAAAACGAAACGACCGCGGGGTGAGTCAGCAATACCGTCTTGAGGTCGAGTTGACTGCTCGAACCACACCGCTCGCAGTCGTACTTGACCGACGCGACGTTCGCGAACTCAGCGGGGACGTCCCAGCCACCCAGGTCGTCGAGCGTGATCAGTTCCGGCTCGACGGGACCGGTACACGATGGACAGAAGCCGTTGCTGAACTGTGCGATGAACGTTCGGACGTACCGCTCGGTGACGTCCGGGAACCGATCGACCTCGTAGCCAGCGAACGCGCCCGGCGGTACGGGGAACCGACCCGCGTAGAAACACTCGTCGCACTCGACGACGACGCGCTCGTGCTCGTAGTCGAAGGTCATCGGGCCATTGCAGACCGGACACGGGTCCTCGAGGTCGATCGGCTCGAGATCCGCCGTCATCGTGTAACTGCCGGAGAGCAGGGAGCCGACGACCTCCTGGCCGGCCGTCCGCAGTTCGTAGCCCTCGTCGGTCTTGCCCACGAACCGGCCGGTGAGCTTCCCGAGGTGGTAGTTGAACTGCCCGGAGTCGCGGACGCCGACGGCCTCTCGCAGTTCCGAAAAGGTCGCCTCGTGGCCGTCGGCCTCCCAGAGCGCCCGGAGGATGTCGATCCGCGTCTCGTCTGCGAGGACCGCGAAGGCGTCCTCCGGATCGAGTGCGTCGACGATCGGGGACTCGTCCATACTGGTGGCTCACGTGACACGACTATAGTACTGGTGGGTTCTCGTCGATCGAACTGTATCGGGGACGTTCTCGGCTCCGTCCCCGGTCTCGAGCGGTTTGTTCCGGATCTCGAGCGGTTCGCCGTGGTGATCGTCCAGAGGAGTGAATCAACTGCTGTCTTTCACGGAGGC
This portion of the Natronobeatus ordinarius genome encodes:
- a CDS encoding ArsR/SmtB family transcription factor encodes the protein MDESPIVDALDPEDAFAVLADETRIDILRALWEADGHEATFSELREAVGVRDSGQFNYHLGKLTGRFVGKTDEGYELRTAGQEVVGSLLSGSYTMTADLEPIDLEDPCPVCNGPMTFDYEHERVVVECDECFYAGRFPVPPGAFAGYEVDRFPDVTERYVRTFIAQFSNGFCPSCTGPVEPELITLDDLGGWDVPAEFANVASVKYDCERCGSSSQLDLKTVLLTHPAVVSFYHDHGTDVRDVPILRRREPTEIPQSQLLEGKPPRATVTYTIDDASLTLTVDDALEVVDVQRRDSQ